GCCAATTCCCGCAGGTTCACCACTTGTCACATATAAAGGAAGCATATATCACCTCATTTTGCCCACGACTTGATTATATACCTTAGAAGTAACATAACGATTTCAAATTCAGAAGATTAGAGTAAAGTTCGAGTATTTTCATGGCTTGGCATAAATTAAAACCTGTAGAAGAAAGCCAATAGTGTGATTAAAATCACGCTTTACGAAACAATTGAAAATCCCCGCAGTGATTAGCTTTTAAACACTTTCCATCGATTACAAATTCGGATAGAATACACCGCTTGAAATTTTATATTTCGATTGTAATTCTATGTAATTTTCGATAGAATTCGGTCTCCTTTTTGTTTGGACAGACTCCACCGTCCAAACCAACTATAATAGGTAGTGGTTAATGAAAACTCTCAGCGCTAAGCCAGCTGAAGTTCAACACGACTGGTATGTTGTTGATGCTTCTGGCAAAACTTTAGGTCGCCTTGCGACTGAAATCGCTCGTCGTTTACGCGGTAAGCATAAAACTTCTTATACTCCTCACGTTGACACTGGCGATTACATCGTTGTAATCAATGCTGAAGAAATTCAAGTGACTGGTAAAAAAGCACTTGATAAAAAATATTATCGCCACACTGGTTTCCCTGGTGGTATCCGCGAAACTAACTTTGAAAAGTTAATCGCTCACAAACCAGAAGCAGTTTTAGAAAAAGCTGTTAAAGGTATGTTACCAAAAGGTCCTCTTGGTTATGCTATGATCAAGAAAATGAAAGTGTATGCGGGTACTGAGCATCCACATGCTGCTCAACAGCCACAAGTTTTGGACATCTAAGGGATACAGCACATGGCTACTAATTATGGTACAGGTCGCCGTAAGACCGCAACTGCACGTGTTTTCCTATCAGCTGGTACTGGTAAACTCGTAATCAACAACCGTACTCTTGAGCAATATTTCGGTCGTGAAACTGCTCGTATGGTTGTTCGTCAACCTTTAGAACTTCTTGAAGTTTCTGAAAAATTTGACCTTTACATCACTGTTGCTGGTGGTGGTATCGGTGGTCAAGCTGGCGCTATCCGTCACGGTATTACTCGTGCGTTGATCGCTTCTGACGAAACTTTAAAACCTGCTCTTCGTCAAGCTGGTTTCGTTACTCGTGATGCTCGTGAAGTTGAACGTAAGAAACTTGGTTTACGTAAAGCGCGTAAACGTCCTCAATTCTCTAAACGTTAATTCGTTTACCGAATCGGACAAAAAAAGCCTTGGATTTTCCAAGGCTTTTTTATGGCTATATTTTTATTAAAAGTTTCAATGGAACTTATTGTTCATAAACATCGTTGCCCCAAACACCCTCATTACACCAATAGGATTTGGTCAGTCGATAATTTAAATAGCCCGCCATGACAATCAATAAAATAAACATCAGTTGTAGCATCTTGAATCACCTCTTTATTATTTTGAATTCAACTCGGTGATTCAATCATCACCCGCAACATCGTGCTTTTTCAGTTGATTTTTAGTATCCTAACTGATTCATTCTGCCTAGTTCATATCTATGTCTGTCGAGAACACTCCACTTCAAGGAATTACGCTTTATAGCCATGCAGATGATTTTCGTTCACATTGGATTCGTTTCTTGTTGGCTGAAAAGCAAATCAAACATCATTTGATTATTGCCGATGACGAAGATGAGGATTTAGCCACATTGAATCCCTATAACCGTCTACCAATGATGCTGGAAAATGACTTAAAGCTGTTCAATGCTTCGATCATTTCTGAATACCTCGATGATCGTTACCGTCAAAATAAACTTTATGCAGATGCGCCTGCGCCGCGTGCTGAACAACGTCAATATATTTGGCGCTTAGAGAATGATTGGCTGAAACTTGCCGATATTATGTTGTGTCATCCCGACACCCTAGATGAAAAAGAAAAGCTGAAAGCGCAAAAACAATTGAAAGATACGTTGATCTCGCTCACCCCATTATTTCAACATTATCCGTACTTTATGTCTGAAAGCTTTAGCATTTTGGACTGTATGCTAGCACCTATTTTTATTCGCCTAAAAGCCATGGGCATTGAATTACCCAAACAACAATGTCGTCCGATTTTACTGTATTGCCAACGGGTGTTTAGCCGTCCTGCCTTTATCAAGTCGCTAACGATCCAAGAAAAAAGTCGTTACAGTGCTTTAATCAAAGCCGCTTAATCTTGCGCTAAAAGTGGCATAGGCTGGATTAACGGATTACTATTGTTTAATACCTATTATCGTTCACTGCTGTTCGTGAGCAAATCAACAAAGAGTTATTTCAAATGTCTGATCAAGAATTGAATTTAAGCCCTACACGTCCATATCTTGCGCGCGCAATCTATGAGTGGATTTGCGACAATAATTTAACCCCTTATTTGATGGTCGATGCGACCAAACCTTATACCGATGTACCGACGCAATTTGTACAAGATGGTCAAATTGTGCTGAATATTGTGCCTCATGCGGTGCATAAATTGCATATGAGCAATGATGCGATCACCTTCTCTGCCCGTTTTGGTGGTTTATCTACAGACATTTATGTGCCATTTAATGCAGTACTTGGGCTATATGCAAAAGAAAATGGTCAAGGATTATTCTTTGATCCAGATGAATATAGCAATGCACAAGATGAGCAAAATACTTTAGAATCAAAACAGAAAGAAACACAACAAACAGAACCCGTGAAGAAAAAACCAAGTCTAAGAATTTTAGATTAGACTTAGAATAAGGAGAAATTGATGGCTTTTGATTTAGTACACTATTTTGCTGAGCAGATAAAGATTCAAAAGCCTCAGCTTCTCAGCCAATATCCTGCTGAAGAGCGTTGCGCCTACTTAAATGAAATCAATACATTAACCTTAGGTAAACTGATCAGCTTATGGCGTAAAGACGAAAACAAAATCTATCAAGAAATTTATTCGCAAGATCAACTGTACGTACAAGAAGTATCAAGACATCTGACCACTTCCACAAAAAATGAATCGACTTTGCCCAAGTCTGAACTTGAGCATGCCACCAGTGAAATTTTACATTTACAACTGAATGAACTGAAACAACTCGATCAAACCGGTCAATATAAGCAACGTGGAATGCGTGAATTGCTGCTTGGACAAATTGAACACCTCTCAGGCAAGGCCAAAAATTGGGTTTGGTCAACGAATGAGCTAAATGAGCTGATTGGCTCTCAACCAATTGTAGAAGAAGCGTTATCATTGGATGAAACAATGAAGGAGTTTAGCCACATGGTTAACAATCAGCACGCAGATACACATGAGATCGTTGAACCAGTTGTTGCAACTGTCCCAACATGGGCCAAAGTGTTAGAGCCAGTGGTTGCGTTGGTAATCTTATGGATTCTATATTCAGCACTGGCCAATATTTTTGCATAATTTAAATTAATAAAGAAAAAGCGACCCTTAAGGTCGCTTTTTCTTTATGTATATGGTGAGTTTAGATCTCTACATTCAGCAGAATTTGACGCTTTTTCACCTGCTGTCCAACTTGACCCACGATTTCGCCAACCACCCCATCAACATCGGACTTGATCTGTTGCTGAATTTTCATCGCTTCTAAAATCAATAAGGTTTGACCTTTGCTGACCGTATCGCCCGGATTGACCACCACATTGATGATTGCACCATCCATCGGCGCACGAATTTTACCATCACCTGCCACATCTGCCGTTTCAGGCGGCAAATAGGTGATATTTTCAACAGCCACATTACCATTGGCGCTGTCGAGGTAAACAAAGTTACCCTCCACCACATAATCGACTTTACGACGTACACCATTGATCACATAAATCAGTTGTTCATCATTTTGCTCCACCAACTGAATCGTTGCAGATTCACCACACGTTTCAACCGAGACATCATTGC
The sequence above is drawn from the Acinetobacter lanii genome and encodes:
- a CDS encoding glutathione S-transferase N-terminal domain-containing protein → MSVENTPLQGITLYSHADDFRSHWIRFLLAEKQIKHHLIIADDEDEDLATLNPYNRLPMMLENDLKLFNASIISEYLDDRYRQNKLYADAPAPRAEQRQYIWRLENDWLKLADIMLCHPDTLDEKEKLKAQKQLKDTLISLTPLFQHYPYFMSESFSILDCMLAPIFIRLKAMGIELPKQQCRPILLYCQRVFSRPAFIKSLTIQEKSRYSALIKAA
- the rpsI gene encoding 30S ribosomal protein S9 — translated: MATNYGTGRRKTATARVFLSAGTGKLVINNRTLEQYFGRETARMVVRQPLELLEVSEKFDLYITVAGGGIGGQAGAIRHGITRALIASDETLKPALRQAGFVTRDAREVERKKLGLRKARKRPQFSKR
- the rplM gene encoding 50S ribosomal protein L13 gives rise to the protein MKTLSAKPAEVQHDWYVVDASGKTLGRLATEIARRLRGKHKTSYTPHVDTGDYIVVINAEEIQVTGKKALDKKYYRHTGFPGGIRETNFEKLIAHKPEAVLEKAVKGMLPKGPLGYAMIKKMKVYAGTEHPHAAQQPQVLDI
- a CDS encoding ClpXP protease specificity-enhancing factor, with protein sequence MSDQELNLSPTRPYLARAIYEWICDNNLTPYLMVDATKPYTDVPTQFVQDGQIVLNIVPHAVHKLHMSNDAITFSARFGGLSTDIYVPFNAVLGLYAKENGQGLFFDPDEYSNAQDEQNTLESKQKETQQTEPVKKKPSLRILD